In Pseudomonas fakonensis, one DNA window encodes the following:
- a CDS encoding TerC family protein, which produces MEWLTSPEIWVAFFTLTALEIVLGIDNIIMISILVSRMPKHMQPRTRIFGLALAMVTRILLLLSITWVMRLTDDLFQVFGQGISGRDLILFFGGLFLLWKSSQEIYHGLEGEDESSDEPKGAGGKFFYTIIQIAIIDIVFSLDSVITAVGMVSHVPVMIAAIIVAVLVMMLCAGTISDFIDKHPSLKMLALSFLIVVGTVLIAESFDVHVPKGYVYFAMAFSLAVEAINIRMRTAKARKEGLEHDPVKLRKDIPGQ; this is translated from the coding sequence ATGGAATGGCTGACCAGCCCGGAAATCTGGGTTGCCTTTTTTACCCTCACGGCCCTTGAGATCGTGCTCGGGATCGACAACATCATCATGATCTCGATCCTGGTCAGCCGCATGCCCAAGCACATGCAGCCGCGCACGCGGATCTTCGGCCTGGCCCTGGCCATGGTCACGCGCATCCTGCTGCTGCTGTCGATCACCTGGGTCATGCGCCTCACCGACGACCTGTTCCAGGTATTCGGCCAAGGTATTTCCGGGCGCGATCTGATCCTGTTCTTCGGCGGCCTGTTCCTGCTGTGGAAAAGCTCGCAAGAGATCTACCACGGCCTGGAAGGCGAGGACGAAAGCAGCGACGAGCCCAAGGGCGCCGGCGGCAAGTTCTTCTACACCATCATCCAGATCGCCATCATCGACATCGTGTTCTCCCTGGACTCGGTGATCACCGCAGTGGGCATGGTGTCCCACGTGCCAGTGATGATCGCCGCGATCATCGTCGCGGTACTGGTGATGATGCTCTGCGCCGGCACCATCAGCGACTTCATCGACAAGCACCCGTCGCTGAAGATGCTTGCGCTTTCGTTCCTGATCGTCGTCGGTACCGTGCTGATCGCCGAATCTTTCGATGTGCATGTACCCAAAGGCTACGTCTACTTCGCCATGGCCTTCTCGCTGGCGGTGGAGGCGATCAACATTCGCATGCGCACGGCAAAGGCGCGAAAAGAGGGCCTGGAACACGACCCGGTGAAACTGCGCAAGGACATTCCGGGTCAATAA